One stretch of Janibacter limosus DNA includes these proteins:
- a CDS encoding glutamine synthetase family protein, with the protein MDRQQEFVLRTIEERDIRFVRLWFTDVLGTLKSVAIAPAELEGAFTEGIGFDGSAIEGFTRVYEADMLARPDPSTFQVLPWRGEHPGTARMFCDIQLPDGSPALADARYVLRRALDKAADMGFSFYTHPEIEFFLLKQGTPPGERPVPVDDGGYFDHVPKGEAHDFRRAAITMLESVGISVEFSHHEGAPGQNEIDLRYADALSTADNIMTFRTVIKEVALEQGVYATFMPKVFAEYPGSGMHTHMSLFEGDTNAFHEPGAPYQLSKVGRQFIAGLLHHGREYAAVTNQWVNSYKRLWGGGEAPAHLTWGHNNRSAMVRVPMYKPNKGNSSRVELRSLDASCNPYLAFAVMLTAGLKGIEEGYELPPETEDDVWGLTDRERRAMGIKPLPASLSEAIEAMEESELVAETLGEHVFDFFLRNKRQEWADYRNQVTPFELERLLPRL; encoded by the coding sequence ATGGATCGTCAGCAGGAGTTCGTCCTCCGCACCATCGAGGAACGCGACATCCGGTTCGTCCGGTTGTGGTTCACCGATGTCCTCGGCACCTTGAAGTCGGTGGCCATCGCCCCGGCCGAGCTCGAGGGTGCCTTCACCGAGGGCATCGGCTTCGACGGCTCGGCCATCGAGGGGTTCACCCGGGTCTACGAGGCGGACATGCTCGCCCGGCCCGATCCCTCGACCTTCCAGGTGCTGCCCTGGCGTGGCGAGCACCCCGGCACCGCGCGCATGTTCTGCGACATCCAGCTGCCCGACGGCAGCCCGGCCCTCGCCGATGCCCGCTACGTCCTGCGTCGCGCGCTCGACAAGGCCGCCGACATGGGCTTCAGCTTCTACACGCACCCCGAGATCGAGTTCTTCCTGCTCAAGCAGGGCACCCCGCCCGGCGAGCGTCCGGTCCCCGTCGACGACGGCGGCTACTTCGACCACGTGCCGAAGGGGGAGGCCCACGACTTCCGGCGGGCGGCCATCACGATGCTCGAGTCCGTGGGCATCTCGGTGGAGTTCAGCCACCACGAGGGTGCGCCGGGGCAGAACGAGATCGATCTGCGCTACGCCGACGCCCTGTCCACCGCGGACAACATCATGACCTTCCGCACGGTCATCAAGGAGGTGGCCCTCGAGCAGGGGGTCTACGCCACCTTCATGCCCAAGGTCTTCGCCGAGTACCCCGGCAGCGGCATGCACACGCACATGTCCCTCTTCGAGGGCGACACCAATGCCTTCCACGAGCCGGGCGCGCCCTACCAGCTGAGCAAGGTCGGGCGTCAGTTCATCGCGGGCCTGCTCCACCACGGGCGCGAGTACGCCGCCGTGACCAACCAGTGGGTCAACAGCTACAAGCGGCTCTGGGGCGGCGGCGAGGCCCCGGCGCACCTCACGTGGGGGCACAACAACCGCTCCGCGATGGTGCGGGTGCCGATGTACAAGCCCAACAAGGGCAACTCGAGCCGGGTGGAGCTGCGCAGCCTCGACGCCTCGTGCAACCCCTACCTCGCCTTCGCCGTCATGCTCACCGCGGGGCTGAAGGGCATCGAGGAGGGGTACGAGCTGCCCCCCGAGACCGAGGACGACGTGTGGGGCCTGACCGACCGCGAGCGACGTGCGATGGGGATCAAGCCGCTGCCCGCGAGCCTCTCCGAGGCCATCGAGGCGATGGAGGAGAGCGAGCTGGTCGCCGAGACCCTGGGCGAGCACGTCTTCGACTTCTTCCTGCGCAACAAGCGCCAGGAGTGGGCCGACTACCGCAACCAGGTCACCCCCTTCGAGCTGGAACGTCTGCTGCCCCGCCTGTGA
- a CDS encoding immune inhibitor A domain-containing protein, translated as MPLSATAGTTAVAPDDSAASTARLDDLPNPLGDAQRELRKDAVDKLMKGEAKLVTKNGKQVIAVTSEDPAERNAKGKAKAKKPPRTKYVQYDVNREASVFTILTDFGDKTLPATGGEAGPARNEIPEPDRAQNNSTIWNSDFSREYYKELMFADGQESFKDFYLKQSNGRFNTKGDVSDWVTVPFNESRYGHNPVKGDGTSEADGYWSYIKDTATAWYEDQKAQGKSDAEIKEYLAQFDVWDRYDFDGDGNFDEPDGYIDHFQAIHAGEGEEAGGGAQGEDAIWSHRWYAYSNNMGKAGPEQNKLGGVPLGDSGMWIGDYTTEPENGGLGVFTHEFGHDLGLPDLYDTAGGDNGTGFWTLMSGGSWLNDGTDDIGSSPGFMGAWEKLQLGWLDVQTVKQGEATNVDLGPADRDAESKPQAAAVLLPEQTVTNDYNTPRSGSYEWWSGSADNLNNTLTREIDLTTATSASISAQLATDTEEGYDFLYTEVSTDGGSTWTEIAATDGGDLSWNQVTHDLSAYAGKTVQFRWRYQSDGGVSEPGAFVDDVNITVDGTTVLADDVESGDNGWTADGFTRMSGSTSDTVQSYYLAENRVYSGYDKNLKTGPYNFGFADRPDWVERFPYQDGLLVWYINNAYTENNTSMHPGYGQVLPVDARPAPVKFSNGKLLGNRRQPFDATFGKQATDTVTFHNAGVPQTVPSSKGITTFDDSDTDRYWSAENPWSSTKVAGSGTTIKVLNEKQDGMKLRIEAAR; from the coding sequence GTGCCGTTGTCGGCGACCGCTGGGACGACGGCCGTGGCCCCCGATGACTCGGCCGCCTCGACGGCCCGGCTCGACGACCTGCCCAACCCTCTGGGCGATGCCCAGCGTGAGCTGCGCAAGGACGCGGTCGACAAGCTCATGAAGGGCGAGGCGAAGCTCGTGACCAAGAACGGCAAGCAGGTCATCGCGGTCACGAGCGAGGACCCTGCCGAGCGCAATGCCAAGGGCAAGGCCAAGGCGAAGAAGCCGCCGCGCACCAAGTACGTCCAGTACGACGTCAACCGCGAGGCATCCGTCTTCACGATCCTCACCGACTTCGGCGACAAGACGCTCCCCGCCACGGGCGGCGAGGCCGGCCCGGCCCGCAACGAGATCCCCGAGCCGGACCGCGCGCAGAACAACTCGACCATCTGGAACTCCGACTTCAGCCGCGAGTACTACAAGGAGCTGATGTTCGCCGACGGCCAGGAGTCCTTCAAGGACTTCTACCTCAAGCAGTCCAACGGTCGCTTCAACACCAAGGGCGACGTCAGCGACTGGGTCACGGTGCCCTTCAACGAGTCCCGCTACGGCCACAACCCGGTCAAGGGTGATGGCACCAGCGAGGCCGACGGCTACTGGAGCTACATCAAGGACACCGCCACGGCTTGGTACGAGGACCAGAAGGCCCAGGGCAAGAGCGACGCCGAGATCAAGGAGTACCTGGCCCAGTTCGACGTGTGGGACCGCTACGACTTCGACGGTGACGGCAACTTCGACGAGCCCGATGGCTACATCGACCACTTCCAGGCGATCCACGCCGGTGAGGGCGAGGAGGCCGGCGGGGGAGCCCAGGGCGAGGACGCCATCTGGAGCCACCGTTGGTACGCCTACTCCAACAACATGGGCAAGGCCGGACCGGAGCAGAACAAGCTCGGCGGCGTCCCGCTGGGTGACTCGGGCATGTGGATCGGTGACTACACCACCGAGCCCGAGAACGGTGGCCTGGGTGTCTTCACCCACGAGTTCGGCCACGACCTCGGTCTGCCGGACCTCTACGACACCGCCGGCGGCGACAACGGCACCGGCTTCTGGACCCTCATGTCCGGGGGCTCCTGGCTCAACGACGGGACGGACGACATCGGCTCCAGCCCCGGCTTCATGGGTGCCTGGGAAAAGCTGCAGCTGGGCTGGTTGGACGTCCAGACCGTCAAGCAGGGCGAGGCGACCAACGTCGACCTCGGTCCAGCCGACCGGGATGCCGAGTCGAAGCCGCAGGCGGCTGCGGTGCTCCTCCCGGAGCAGACCGTCACGAACGACTACAACACCCCGCGCTCGGGCAGCTACGAGTGGTGGTCCGGCTCGGCCGACAACCTCAACAACACGCTGACCCGTGAGATCGACCTCACCACTGCCACCTCGGCATCGATATCGGCTCAGCTGGCCACGGACACCGAGGAGGGCTACGACTTCCTGTACACGGAGGTCAGCACCGACGGCGGCTCGACCTGGACCGAGATCGCGGCAACCGACGGCGGCGACCTCTCCTGGAACCAGGTGACCCACGACCTGAGCGCCTACGCGGGCAAGACGGTCCAGTTCCGCTGGCGCTACCAGTCGGACGGCGGGGTCTCCGAGCCCGGCGCCTTCGTCGACGACGTCAACATCACCGTCGACGGGACCACGGTCCTCGCCGACGACGTCGAGTCCGGTGACAACGGGTGGACGGCTGACGGGTTCACCCGGATGAGCGGATCCACCTCGGACACCGTTCAGAGCTACTACCTTGCCGAGAACCGCGTCTACTCGGGCTACGACAAGAATCTCAAGACGGGTCCGTACAACTTCGGTTTCGCGGATCGTCCCGACTGGGTGGAGCGCTTCCCGTACCAGGACGGCCTGCTCGTCTGGTACATCAACAACGCCTACACGGAGAACAACACGAGCATGCACCCCGGCTACGGCCAGGTCCTGCCCGTGGACGCCCGTCCGGCTCCGGTGAAGTTCTCCAACGGCAAGCTGCTCGGCAACCGCCGACAGCCCTTCGACGCCACCTTCGGCAAGCAGGCCACCGACACGGTGACCTTCCACAACGCCGGGGTCCCGCAGACGGTGCCGTCGAGCAAGGGCATCACGACCTTCGACGACTCCGACACCGACCGCTACTGGTCCGCGGAGAACCCGTGGAGCTCGACCAAGGTGGCCGGTTCCGGCACCACGATCAAGGTCCTGAACGAGAAGCAGGACGGCATGAAGCTGCGCATCGAGGCGGCACGCTGA
- the panB gene encoding 3-methyl-2-oxobutanoate hydroxymethyltransferase, with product MSSSSTPTAPTPAEGPAPENTAPYGNGAAPAAAPPRRVRIHHLQAMKERGERWAMLTAYDMYAAQVFDGAGIPVLLVGDSAGNNVYGYETTVPVTLEEMIPLTRAVAGAAASALVVADLPFGTYQASPEQAYLSGARLMKEGLAHAVKLEGGVEMAPAIQRLTRGGIPVMAHIGFTPQSEHTLGGYRVQGRGEAQDKLLEDARAVQEAGAFAVVMEMVPAPAAAAVTRELRIPTVGIGAGPDCDAQVLVWQDMAGLRTGKAPRFVKRYADLSTVLGDAARAYAADVASGSFPAAEHSFES from the coding sequence ATGAGCTCGTCCTCCACGCCCACCGCCCCCACCCCCGCTGAGGGCCCCGCACCCGAGAACACCGCCCCGTACGGCAATGGGGCGGCGCCGGCCGCGGCGCCGCCCAGGCGAGTGCGCATCCACCACCTGCAGGCGATGAAGGAGCGCGGCGAGCGCTGGGCGATGCTCACCGCCTACGACATGTATGCCGCCCAGGTCTTCGACGGTGCCGGCATCCCCGTGCTCCTCGTCGGCGACTCCGCCGGCAACAACGTCTACGGGTACGAGACGACGGTGCCCGTCACCCTCGAGGAGATGATCCCGCTGACGCGCGCGGTGGCCGGTGCGGCCGCCAGCGCGCTCGTCGTGGCGGACCTCCCCTTCGGCACCTACCAGGCCTCCCCCGAGCAGGCCTATCTCTCCGGTGCACGCCTGATGAAGGAAGGCCTGGCCCACGCGGTCAAGCTCGAGGGCGGGGTCGAGATGGCTCCGGCGATCCAGCGCCTGACCCGGGGCGGCATCCCCGTCATGGCACACATCGGCTTCACCCCCCAGAGCGAGCACACCCTCGGCGGGTACCGCGTGCAAGGGCGTGGCGAGGCGCAGGACAAGCTGCTCGAGGACGCCCGCGCCGTCCAGGAGGCCGGCGCCTTCGCGGTGGTCATGGAGATGGTCCCCGCGCCCGCAGCTGCGGCCGTGACCCGAGAGCTGCGCATCCCGACGGTCGGCATCGGCGCCGGACCGGACTGCGACGCACAGGTGCTCGTCTGGCAGGACATGGCCGGCCTGCGCACGGGCAAGGCCCCGCGCTTCGTCAAGCGGTACGCCGACCTGAGCACGGTCCTCGGTGACGC
- a CDS encoding bifunctional [glutamine synthetase] adenylyltransferase/[glutamine synthetase]-adenylyl-L-tyrosine phosphorylase: MTPPARPLPTLARRGFSDTRRAESLLDDPALAPLADARAELLAALARSADPDQALLGLVRLMEAGGSDDLVTALRTDELARGRVIGALGISSSLVDHLVAHPEQWRDAVTAQEMTPEERTEALLAEIADHGDLEPQDALRVAYRRQLLGIAARDVTSQDPVVVLPEIARALADLAGSALEGAVRIAIDELGEAGQSCRFAVIGMGKAGGRELNYISDVDVIFVAEPVPGADEEGALEVATKIATRTMHACSDVTAHGSLWPVDAALRPEGKQGPLVRTVASHRAYYDRWAKTWEFQALLKGRHLAGDASLGAEYLGAVQPLVWEAASREDFVDDVQAMRRRVEDHIPPAEAARQLKLGPGGLRDVEFSVQLLQLVHGRTDDTLRSGTTLDALAALSKGGYIGRADAAVLEEAYRILRTLEHRIQLHRLRRTHLMPVTEDDLRRLGRAMRLWDQPDKQVVALRTGHSREVRRLHQRLFYRPLLSAVARLSPDEASLTPGAARERLSALGYRDPAGALRHLEALMGGVSRAAAIQKQLLPVMLEWFAEMADPDAGLLAFRKVSEALGATHWYLRLLRDEGEAAQTLAHTLGASRFAGELLLASPEAVQMLGDADGLRPRTREELLRRMRSAAGRRDDPEAAVAAIRAIRRAEIFRVAVADLEDKLTLDEVGEALTEVSDATIEAALEVVVRKVEAERGAPLGTSMLVVGMGRLGGREVGYSSDADVLYVHEPHEGADDQTAQEGALAVVGELRRLIGAAGSDPPLGLDADLRPEGKSGPMVRSLASYATYYARWSQTWEAQALLRARPVAGDPGLAERFIALIDPIRWSTAGLDAQQVREVRRLKARMESERLPRGADRKAHFKLGMGGLSDVEWTIQLLQLEHAHEHEGLRTTRTLPALAAAVEVGLVDVEDAAVLREAWSMASLLRNAGMLFRGRPVDSVPSNLREADGVGRIVGMEPLSGLALAESYRRTARHARHVVDRIFYGEP; this comes from the coding sequence GTGACCCCTCCCGCACGTCCCCTCCCGACCCTGGCGCGTCGCGGCTTCAGCGACACCCGTCGAGCCGAGTCGCTCCTGGACGACCCTGCGCTGGCCCCGCTCGCCGATGCGAGGGCGGAGCTGCTCGCTGCCCTCGCCCGGTCCGCGGACCCCGACCAGGCCCTCCTGGGACTGGTGCGCCTGATGGAGGCGGGCGGCAGCGACGACCTCGTGACGGCACTGCGGACCGACGAGCTGGCGCGTGGGCGGGTGATCGGCGCGCTGGGGATCTCGTCGTCGCTCGTCGACCATCTCGTCGCGCACCCCGAGCAGTGGCGCGACGCGGTCACGGCACAGGAGATGACACCCGAGGAGCGCACCGAGGCGCTCCTCGCCGAGATCGCCGACCACGGGGACCTCGAGCCGCAGGACGCGTTGCGGGTGGCCTACCGCCGCCAGCTGCTGGGCATCGCCGCCCGCGACGTCACCTCGCAGGACCCCGTCGTCGTGCTCCCCGAGATCGCCAGGGCGCTGGCCGACCTGGCCGGGTCCGCGCTCGAGGGGGCCGTCCGGATCGCGATCGACGAGCTCGGCGAGGCGGGCCAGAGCTGTCGCTTCGCCGTGATCGGCATGGGCAAGGCGGGTGGGCGCGAGCTCAACTACATCTCCGACGTCGACGTGATCTTCGTGGCCGAGCCGGTGCCGGGCGCCGACGAGGAGGGCGCGCTCGAGGTCGCGACCAAGATCGCCACCCGGACGATGCACGCCTGCTCCGACGTCACGGCGCACGGCAGCCTGTGGCCGGTGGACGCAGCCCTGCGTCCCGAGGGCAAGCAGGGGCCGCTCGTGCGCACGGTGGCCAGCCACCGCGCCTACTACGACCGATGGGCCAAGACCTGGGAGTTCCAGGCGCTGCTCAAGGGCCGGCACCTCGCCGGGGACGCGAGCCTCGGCGCCGAGTACCTCGGGGCGGTCCAGCCGCTGGTCTGGGAGGCCGCCTCCCGCGAGGACTTCGTCGACGACGTGCAGGCGATGCGCCGACGGGTCGAGGACCACATCCCTCCTGCAGAGGCGGCTCGACAGCTCAAGCTCGGTCCCGGGGGCCTGCGCGACGTCGAGTTCTCCGTCCAGCTGCTGCAGCTGGTCCACGGTCGCACCGACGACACCCTCCGCTCGGGCACGACACTGGACGCCCTGGCGGCGCTGTCCAAGGGCGGCTACATCGGTCGCGCCGACGCGGCGGTCCTCGAGGAGGCGTACCGGATCCTGCGGACCCTCGAGCACCGGATCCAGCTGCACCGGCTGCGGCGCACCCACCTCATGCCGGTCACCGAGGACGACCTGCGACGGCTGGGCCGGGCGATGCGCCTGTGGGACCAGCCCGACAAGCAGGTCGTCGCGCTGCGCACCGGCCACTCGCGCGAGGTGCGACGACTGCACCAGCGTCTCTTCTACCGTCCGCTCCTGTCGGCCGTCGCCCGACTGAGCCCGGACGAGGCCTCCCTGACACCCGGTGCGGCCCGCGAGCGGCTCAGCGCACTCGGCTACCGGGACCCGGCCGGCGCGCTGCGGCACCTCGAGGCCCTCATGGGGGGAGTCAGCCGGGCCGCGGCGATCCAGAAGCAGCTGCTGCCGGTCATGCTCGAGTGGTTCGCCGAGATGGCCGACCCCGATGCCGGGCTGCTGGCCTTCCGCAAGGTCAGCGAGGCCCTGGGTGCCACGCACTGGTACCTCCGACTCCTGCGTGACGAGGGGGAGGCGGCCCAGACCCTCGCGCACACCCTCGGCGCCAGCCGGTTCGCCGGAGAGCTGCTGCTCGCCAGCCCCGAGGCGGTGCAGATGCTCGGCGACGCCGACGGCCTGCGTCCTCGCACCCGTGAGGAGCTGCTGCGGCGGATGCGCTCCGCCGCCGGACGGCGTGACGACCCCGAGGCTGCCGTCGCGGCCATCCGGGCGATCCGACGGGCCGAGATCTTCCGCGTCGCGGTCGCCGACCTCGAGGACAAGCTCACCCTCGACGAGGTCGGTGAGGCGCTCACCGAGGTGAGCGACGCGACGATCGAGGCGGCGCTGGAGGTCGTGGTCCGCAAGGTCGAGGCCGAGCGTGGCGCGCCACTCGGCACCTCCATGCTCGTCGTCGGCATGGGCCGCCTGGGAGGCCGCGAGGTCGGCTACTCCTCGGACGCCGACGTGCTCTACGTCCACGAGCCGCACGAGGGAGCCGACGACCAGACCGCCCAGGAGGGCGCACTGGCCGTCGTCGGTGAGCTGCGGCGACTCATCGGCGCCGCCGGCTCGGACCCGCCGCTGGGGCTCGACGCAGACCTGCGCCCGGAGGGCAAGAGCGGTCCGATGGTGCGCTCGCTCGCGAGCTATGCGACCTACTACGCCCGGTGGTCGCAGACGTGGGAGGCCCAGGCGCTCCTGCGGGCGCGTCCGGTCGCCGGGGATCCCGGCCTCGCGGAGCGCTTCATCGCGCTCATCGACCCGATCAGGTGGTCCACCGCCGGTCTCGACGCCCAGCAGGTGCGCGAGGTCCGTCGGCTCAAGGCCCGCATGGAGTCCGAGCGACTCCCACGCGGCGCCGATCGCAAGGCCCACTTCAAGCTCGGCATGGGGGGCCTCTCGGACGTCGAGTGGACCATCCAGCTGCTGCAGCTGGAGCACGCCCACGAGCACGAGGGCCTGCGCACGACGCGCACGTTGCCGGCGCTCGCGGCGGCCGTGGAGGTCGGCCTGGTCGACGTCGAGGACGCGGCCGTGCTGCGCGAGGCGTGGTCGATGGCCTCCTTGCTGCGCAACGCCGGCATGCTCTTCAGGGGGCGCCCGGTCGACTCGGTGCCCTCCAACTTGCGCGAGGCCGACGGCGTCGGCCGCATCGTCGGGATGGAGCCGCTGTCCGGCCTGGCGCTGGCGGAGTCCTACCGGCGTACGGCTCGGCACGCACGCCACGTCGTCGATCGGATCTTCTACGGCGAGCCGTGA